The Caulifigura coniformis genome includes a region encoding these proteins:
- a CDS encoding alginate export family protein, with protein sequence MLRLAPLLTIFALLASSPAAAQSSLPPLPVPDAPASNDFDARLDQVFNGVSASPVESAVPAVEAVAADEVPATVTLEPVETLSPVPSLPPPSASQAPTLHVTDDIFGDEEATGGEIRWRYFNEHGRLRPGDPRQQNTYQQWRVLIDTALQTEIFEFRATYIDASNFGEELPRTVFDENRSDLLQLYGDLQLVLEGELESRIRVGRQLLDYGSQRMISRLDWANTERNFEGARFYTSWSDSFIDAFVSRPVNSAAGSPLRSRSFDHADQSAMFSGLYGSTKSESLGELDLYWLFLDETEPQITRLDGSVHTIGGRWNLEVPTEQDGWSATWLFELEGAGQFGEDNFVAGGNGQEVTAGAISVVGGTRLGTDENSLTLTGFCWVGSGDGDATDRRINTWHILYPDSHGYWGLIDNLSGSNLTDLGLRAEFAPVADVTFDLQWHRFHKTRTGDFVYDVQGLPIPGSASTPGDIGSELDLSLILGKSTDSSLQIGYFWFWYGDAINANPALSRPDAGQLYVSLSSRF encoded by the coding sequence ATGCTTCGCCTGGCGCCGCTGCTGACCATCTTCGCCCTGCTGGCCTCATCGCCGGCCGCGGCCCAGTCCTCGCTCCCCCCGCTTCCCGTTCCCGACGCCCCCGCCTCGAATGATTTCGATGCGCGGCTTGACCAGGTGTTCAACGGCGTGTCGGCATCGCCCGTAGAGTCCGCCGTCCCCGCTGTCGAAGCAGTCGCGGCCGACGAAGTACCAGCCACGGTGACGCTCGAGCCTGTGGAAACGCTGTCGCCGGTCCCCTCCCTCCCCCCGCCCTCCGCGAGCCAGGCGCCCACGCTGCACGTCACCGACGACATCTTCGGCGATGAGGAAGCGACTGGCGGTGAAATCCGCTGGCGGTATTTCAACGAACACGGACGCCTCAGGCCCGGCGATCCGCGACAGCAGAATACGTATCAGCAGTGGCGCGTTCTCATCGACACCGCGCTCCAGACGGAGATCTTCGAGTTCCGCGCCACCTACATCGATGCCTCGAACTTCGGCGAGGAATTGCCGAGAACAGTCTTCGATGAAAACCGCTCCGACCTCCTCCAACTCTACGGCGATCTCCAGCTCGTTCTGGAAGGAGAGCTCGAATCGCGCATTCGCGTTGGCCGGCAGCTGCTCGACTACGGCTCGCAGCGGATGATCTCCCGACTCGACTGGGCCAACACCGAACGCAACTTCGAAGGCGCGCGATTCTACACCAGCTGGTCGGATTCATTCATCGACGCCTTCGTCTCGCGCCCCGTCAACTCCGCCGCCGGAAGCCCGCTCCGTTCCCGCAGCTTCGATCACGCCGACCAGAGTGCAATGTTCAGCGGCCTCTATGGAAGCACAAAGAGCGAATCGCTCGGCGAGCTCGATCTCTATTGGCTCTTTCTCGATGAAACCGAGCCGCAGATCACTCGGCTCGATGGCAGCGTCCACACGATCGGTGGCCGCTGGAATCTCGAAGTTCCGACGGAACAGGACGGCTGGTCGGCCACCTGGCTCTTCGAGCTCGAGGGAGCGGGCCAGTTCGGAGAAGACAACTTCGTCGCCGGTGGAAATGGTCAGGAAGTGACCGCCGGAGCGATCTCGGTCGTCGGCGGCACGCGCCTGGGGACCGATGAAAACTCGCTCACGCTCACCGGCTTCTGCTGGGTCGGCTCGGGCGACGGCGACGCCACAGACAGACGCATCAACACCTGGCACATCCTCTATCCCGACAGCCACGGCTACTGGGGCCTGATCGACAACCTGTCGGGGTCCAACCTCACCGACCTCGGCCTCCGGGCCGAGTTCGCCCCGGTTGCGGATGTGACCTTCGACCTGCAATGGCACCGGTTCCACAAGACGCGCACCGGCGATTTCGTCTACGACGTCCAGGGCCTGCCCATCCCGGGCTCGGCCTCCACGCCGGGCGACATCGGAAGCGAACTCGACCTCAGCCTCATCCTCGGAAAGTCGACCGATTCCTCCCTGCAGATCGGCTACTTCTGGTTCTGGTATGGAGATGCCATCAACGCGAACCCGGCGCTCAGCCGTCCGGATGCCGGACAACTCTACGTTTCATTGTCCAGCCGG
- a CDS encoding Gfo/Idh/MocA family oxidoreductase, whose protein sequence is MPTRSNRRHFLKSTAALGTLALLPASSWARVAGAAGKLRVASVGCGGKGWSDLVNTAASPNVDVVALCDIDESKDHFGRASEKFPQAKRYTDWRRLLDDAASFDAVIVSTPDHMHAPISLAAMQLKKHVQCQKPLTHTVHEARQMQLAAKKYDVVTQMGNQIQSHSAYRTAVAAVHAGAIGKVREVHSWQGGSPTWRLVDDRPAGSEPVPTTIHWDEWLGVAPERPYLPKIYHAFNWRNWLDFSNGQLGDFGCHILDPVFMALKLTAPTSIRADAPPMNKEVWPKSETVVYEFPGTDITAGKSVRVTWYDGAKVVPPRETLGLPESVKLGGAGSVLVGEKGSMLIPHVAMPTHYIDGKPAEKELPVVEARDHYVSWADACRGEDKTTSHFDYASPLTETVLLGTIAARLPGSVLKWDSAAMKLTGAAEAQAMLTKPYRKGWEPTWI, encoded by the coding sequence ATGCCGACCCGTTCGAACCGCCGTCACTTCCTCAAGAGCACCGCTGCTCTCGGTACGCTCGCCCTCCTTCCCGCGTCCAGCTGGGCCCGCGTCGCCGGAGCCGCAGGCAAGCTCCGCGTCGCTTCGGTCGGGTGCGGCGGCAAGGGCTGGTCCGACCTCGTCAACACGGCCGCCAGCCCGAATGTCGACGTGGTCGCCCTGTGCGACATCGACGAATCGAAGGACCATTTCGGCCGGGCCTCGGAAAAGTTCCCGCAGGCCAAGCGGTACACTGACTGGCGTCGCCTGCTGGACGATGCCGCCTCCTTCGACGCGGTCATCGTCTCCACGCCCGACCACATGCACGCCCCGATCTCGCTCGCGGCCATGCAGCTCAAAAAGCATGTGCAGTGCCAGAAGCCGCTGACGCACACCGTCCATGAAGCCCGCCAGATGCAGCTGGCCGCGAAGAAGTACGACGTCGTCACCCAGATGGGCAACCAGATCCAGTCGCACTCCGCCTACCGCACCGCGGTGGCCGCAGTGCACGCCGGAGCAATCGGCAAGGTTCGGGAAGTCCATTCGTGGCAGGGAGGGAGTCCGACGTGGCGGCTCGTCGACGATCGTCCCGCTGGCTCCGAGCCCGTCCCGACGACCATCCACTGGGACGAATGGCTCGGCGTCGCCCCCGAACGTCCCTACCTCCCGAAGATCTACCACGCCTTCAACTGGCGCAACTGGCTGGACTTCTCCAACGGCCAGCTCGGCGACTTCGGCTGCCACATCCTCGACCCGGTCTTCATGGCCCTCAAGCTGACCGCCCCGACCAGCATCCGGGCCGATGCCCCGCCGATGAACAAGGAGGTCTGGCCGAAGAGCGAAACGGTCGTCTATGAATTCCCCGGCACGGACATCACCGCCGGTAAATCGGTTCGCGTGACTTGGTACGACGGCGCGAAAGTCGTGCCGCCCCGCGAAACCCTCGGACTTCCCGAAAGCGTCAAGCTGGGAGGCGCGGGATCCGTCCTCGTCGGCGAGAAGGGAAGCATGCTGATCCCGCACGTCGCCATGCCCACGCACTACATCGACGGCAAGCCCGCGGAAAAGGAACTGCCTGTCGTCGAAGCCCGGGATCACTACGTCTCCTGGGCCGATGCCTGCCGTGGCGAGGACAAGACGACCTCCCACTTCGACTACGCCAGCCCGCTGACGGAGACGGTCCTCCTCGGAACGATCGCCGCCCGGCTCCCCGGCTCGGTCCTCAAGTGGGATTCCGCCGCCATGAAACTCACCGGCGCCGCCGAGGCCCAGGCCATGCTCACCAAGCCCTACCGCAAAGGCTGGGAACCAACCTGGATCTGA
- a CDS encoding FG-GAP repeat domain-containing protein yields MLRHLTCSLAVSLAAASTAPAATPVFEPVVLEDNSCRVAVYAVTLADVDGDGKNDVVAVTENKVLWYRNPDWKRHVVIEDQTELDNVCIAAHDIDRDGKIDFALGAGWLNGKHLGTIQWLSRGKSLDEKWTVHPIGAISWTHRMRFGDVLGKGEPQLTVSPLNATAGKGGVELTAFTIPKNPKSEPWPREVLDESMNRMHNHWHLAGPGGGMATVTASQEGVHWLSGLRALGVHQLIHPGATGEKPEQKGAGEIKPGKRSDGGLLLATIEPMHGNQAVVYLVDKPKQLGGVDVKRIVLTDQLKQGHAVYPADFDGDGDDDVAVGFREPGPGEIKGPALLLFENVSGDGTKWEQHVVDNGGIAPEDIAVGDLDGDGLPEIIAGGRSTKNVKLYRNVTPRSK; encoded by the coding sequence GTGCTGCGTCACCTGACCTGCTCACTCGCCGTTTCTCTGGCCGCCGCCTCCACGGCCCCGGCCGCCACGCCGGTTTTCGAGCCCGTGGTCCTCGAAGACAACTCCTGCCGCGTCGCTGTCTACGCTGTGACGCTCGCCGATGTCGATGGCGACGGAAAGAACGACGTCGTCGCCGTCACCGAGAACAAAGTCCTCTGGTACCGGAACCCCGACTGGAAACGCCACGTCGTCATCGAAGACCAGACGGAACTCGATAACGTCTGCATCGCGGCCCACGACATCGACCGCGACGGCAAAATCGACTTCGCCCTCGGGGCCGGTTGGCTCAACGGCAAACACCTGGGAACGATCCAGTGGCTCTCGCGGGGCAAATCGCTCGATGAGAAGTGGACCGTCCACCCCATCGGAGCAATCTCGTGGACGCACCGCATGCGATTCGGCGACGTCCTCGGCAAAGGCGAGCCGCAGTTGACGGTCTCCCCCCTCAACGCCACCGCCGGAAAAGGGGGCGTCGAGCTGACCGCCTTCACGATTCCGAAGAATCCCAAGTCGGAGCCTTGGCCTCGCGAAGTGCTCGATGAGTCGATGAACCGGATGCACAATCACTGGCATCTTGCTGGTCCAGGCGGAGGAATGGCGACGGTCACGGCGAGCCAGGAGGGAGTGCATTGGCTGTCAGGGCTGAGAGCGTTGGGAGTGCATCAGCTCATCCACCCGGGAGCGACCGGAGAGAAGCCGGAACAGAAAGGGGCCGGCGAGATCAAGCCGGGAAAACGCAGCGACGGCGGCTTGCTGCTCGCGACAATCGAACCGATGCACGGCAACCAGGCAGTGGTCTACTTGGTCGACAAGCCGAAGCAACTCGGCGGCGTCGACGTAAAGCGCATCGTCCTGACTGACCAGCTCAAGCAGGGCCACGCCGTGTATCCCGCCGACTTCGACGGCGATGGAGACGACGATGTCGCCGTCGGCTTCCGCGAGCCCGGCCCCGGCGAGATCAAAGGCCCCGCCCTCCTCCTCTTCGAAAACGTCTCCGGCGACGGCACGAAATGGGAGCAGCACGTTGTCGACAATGGCGGCATCGCCCCCGAGGACATCGCCGTCGGCGACCTCGATGGCGATGGCCTCCCCGAGATCATCGCCGGCGGACGTTCCACAAAGAACGTCAAGCTCTACCGGAACGTCACCCCCCGCTCGAAATGA
- a CDS encoding ABC transporter ATP-binding protein, whose amino-acid sequence MPEAVAKPESTTSWKLLRRMLVLGFQYRRECLAVVALQLVIVGLSLGGLGLTGLGIDYLRTTVDPASPAPRWPLGMAPPAEWSPQSVIWAIAGMVLASALINAFVRWAAAISAANLSQKILLNLRAGVFEKLQRLSFAFYDAGQSSSIINRAAGDVNAVRSFVDGVIIKVSITSLTLAVYIFYMLRVHVGLTLVCLSTTPLLWVGSLFFSRRVQPMYRRASELADQLVSLLVENVQGAHVIKGFGREREAIASFEAATTRIRKQKEEIFWNVSAFQPVMGGLTQLNMLILMVYGGWLVIQGQVALGSGLFVFANLLQEFANQVGQITNIANTIQSSLIGAQRVFEVLDAPLAITSSDNALPLPRARGEIEFDKVTFTYPTGRRALTDISFRVSPGECLGVTGATGSGKSTLLSLLMRFYDVDSGAVRVDGHDVRKLDLDDLRRNMGLVFQESFVFSHTIGANIAFGQPEATLEQIERSARVAAAAEFIQELPGRYDTMVGEYGSTLSGGQRQRLSIARAVLLDPPILLLDDATASVDAETEHEISTALEGASAGRTTLLISNRLSTLSRCDRVMVLDGGRVAAIGTPETLLRESAWFSGLARLQRMEEIVVAR is encoded by the coding sequence ATGCCGGAGGCGGTGGCGAAGCCTGAATCGACAACTTCCTGGAAGTTGCTGCGCCGGATGCTGGTGCTCGGCTTTCAATACCGGCGGGAATGTCTCGCGGTTGTCGCCCTGCAACTGGTGATCGTCGGCCTGAGCCTGGGTGGCCTGGGGCTCACCGGGCTGGGAATCGATTACCTGCGAACAACGGTCGATCCTGCCAGCCCCGCGCCGCGCTGGCCGCTGGGGATGGCCCCGCCAGCCGAGTGGTCGCCGCAGTCCGTCATCTGGGCGATTGCCGGGATGGTGCTAGCCTCGGCGCTGATCAACGCCTTCGTTCGCTGGGCTGCGGCCATCTCGGCGGCGAACCTGTCTCAGAAGATCCTGCTCAACCTGCGGGCGGGCGTGTTTGAGAAGCTGCAGCGGTTGAGTTTCGCGTTTTACGACGCGGGGCAGTCGAGCTCGATCATCAACCGGGCAGCAGGCGACGTGAACGCCGTGCGGTCGTTCGTCGACGGCGTGATCATCAAGGTGTCGATCACGAGTCTGACTCTGGCGGTCTATATCTTCTATATGCTGCGGGTGCATGTCGGGCTGACGCTGGTCTGCCTGTCGACGACGCCGCTCCTGTGGGTGGGGTCGCTGTTTTTCTCTCGGCGCGTGCAGCCGATGTACCGCCGGGCGAGCGAACTGGCGGATCAGCTGGTCAGCCTGCTGGTGGAAAACGTGCAGGGGGCGCACGTCATCAAGGGGTTCGGACGCGAGCGGGAGGCGATCGCCAGTTTCGAGGCGGCGACAACGCGGATCCGCAAGCAGAAAGAGGAAATCTTCTGGAACGTGAGTGCGTTCCAACCGGTGATGGGGGGGCTGACGCAGCTCAACATGCTGATCCTGATGGTTTACGGCGGATGGCTCGTGATCCAGGGGCAGGTGGCCCTCGGCTCGGGGCTGTTCGTGTTCGCCAACCTGCTGCAGGAGTTCGCCAACCAGGTGGGGCAGATCACGAATATCGCCAACACCATCCAGTCGAGCCTGATCGGGGCCCAGCGAGTTTTCGAAGTGCTTGATGCGCCGCTGGCGATCACCTCCAGCGACAATGCGCTTCCCCTGCCGAGAGCCCGCGGCGAGATTGAGTTCGACAAAGTGACGTTCACGTATCCGACCGGGCGACGGGCGTTGACGGACATCTCGTTTCGGGTGTCGCCGGGAGAATGTCTGGGGGTCACGGGAGCGACGGGCAGCGGCAAGAGCACGCTGCTGTCGCTGCTGATGCGGTTTTATGACGTCGATTCCGGGGCCGTCCGTGTCGATGGCCACGACGTCCGAAAACTCGATCTGGACGACCTGCGCCGCAACATGGGTCTGGTGTTCCAGGAGAGCTTCGTGTTCAGCCATACGATCGGCGCGAACATCGCCTTCGGCCAGCCGGAAGCGACGCTGGAGCAGATTGAGCGGTCGGCCCGCGTGGCGGCGGCGGCGGAGTTCATCCAGGAGCTGCCGGGGCGTTACGACACGATGGTCGGCGAGTATGGATCGACGCTGTCGGGCGGTCAGCGGCAGCGGCTCTCAATCGCCCGGGCGGTCCTGCTCGATCCGCCGATCCTGCTGCTGGATGACGCGACGGCATCGGTGGATGCCGAGACCGAGCACGAGATATCCACGGCGCTGGAAGGGGCCTCGGCCGGCCGGACGACGCTGTTGATTTCCAACCGGCTGAGCACGCTGTCGCGGTGCGACCGGGTGATGGTTCTCGATGGCGGTCGCGTGGCGGCGATCGGGACGCCCGAGACGCTGCTGCGGGAGAGCGCCTGGTTCAGCGGGCTGGCCCGGCTGCAGCGGATGGAAGAGATTGTCGTGGCCCGATGA
- a CDS encoding sialate O-acetylesterase: MLQRLTPLVLSILLVPGATALAEVRMPAIFGSQMVLQRGMPVPVWGWADAGEEVTVTFQDQKKTTKADADGKWSVKLDSLNPGLPIPLVVKGKNQLTFDDVLVGDVWVCSGQSNMEWSINAALDPDLESLASKNNKLRLFHLVKATSTTPKTDCVGKWAVAGPGAVNNFSAVAYYFGRQLQQTTDIPIGLINTSWGGTRAEAWTSAEGMASRGEFKPIIDSWAAQEADYPKRKAAYEEAMTKWKKESAEATAAGKKPAPQPNAPVDPSATPHRQTNLYNAMIAPIVPYGIKGAIWYQGESNASRAEQYRTLMATLIKSWRDAWKQGDFPFYQVQLANFMAKKDAPGDSAWAELREAQVIASEAAAPGGVACIIDIGAAKDIHPKDKQNVGKRLARLALVDLYGLGGQVSRSGPTYKSMDIKDGKIVLHFDNLGEGGLRGLISYYNEPLSGFAIAGDDKNFVWGDAKIEGDTVVVSSKNVPNPTAVRYNWADNPSGNLFNKVYLPAYPFRTDNWDGVTKGKLAP; this comes from the coding sequence ATGCTTCAACGACTGACGCCGCTCGTCCTTTCAATCCTGCTCGTGCCAGGCGCAACGGCCTTGGCCGAGGTCCGCATGCCGGCCATCTTCGGCAGCCAGATGGTGCTGCAGCGAGGCATGCCCGTCCCCGTCTGGGGCTGGGCCGATGCCGGTGAAGAGGTCACCGTCACCTTCCAGGACCAGAAGAAAACCACCAAAGCCGACGCCGATGGCAAGTGGTCCGTCAAACTCGACTCCCTGAACCCCGGCCTCCCAATCCCCCTCGTTGTCAAAGGGAAGAACCAGCTCACCTTCGACGACGTCCTCGTCGGCGATGTCTGGGTCTGCAGCGGCCAGTCCAACATGGAGTGGTCGATCAATGCGGCCCTCGATCCCGACCTCGAATCACTCGCCTCGAAGAACAACAAGCTCCGGCTGTTCCACCTCGTGAAGGCGACCAGCACCACCCCCAAAACTGACTGCGTCGGAAAGTGGGCTGTCGCCGGTCCAGGCGCCGTGAACAACTTCTCGGCCGTCGCCTACTACTTCGGTCGTCAGCTCCAGCAGACGACCGACATTCCGATCGGCCTCATCAACACCTCGTGGGGCGGGACGCGCGCCGAAGCCTGGACCTCCGCCGAGGGCATGGCCTCCCGCGGCGAGTTCAAGCCGATCATCGACTCGTGGGCCGCACAGGAAGCCGACTACCCCAAGAGGAAGGCCGCCTACGAAGAGGCGATGACGAAGTGGAAGAAGGAATCGGCCGAAGCGACCGCCGCCGGAAAAAAACCGGCTCCCCAGCCGAACGCCCCGGTCGACCCAAGCGCCACGCCCCACCGCCAGACGAATCTTTACAACGCGATGATCGCACCGATCGTCCCCTACGGCATCAAGGGCGCCATCTGGTACCAGGGTGAATCGAACGCCAGCCGGGCCGAACAGTACCGCACCCTGATGGCCACGCTCATTAAGAGCTGGCGCGACGCCTGGAAGCAGGGGGACTTCCCATTCTACCAGGTGCAGCTCGCGAACTTCATGGCCAAGAAGGATGCGCCGGGTGACAGTGCCTGGGCCGAACTCCGCGAAGCGCAGGTGATCGCGTCGGAAGCCGCCGCTCCCGGCGGAGTGGCCTGCATCATCGACATCGGCGCCGCCAAGGACATCCATCCCAAGGACAAGCAGAACGTCGGCAAGCGTCTCGCTCGCCTCGCCCTGGTCGACCTCTATGGCCTCGGGGGACAGGTCTCCCGCAGCGGTCCGACCTACAAGTCGATGGACATCAAGGACGGCAAGATCGTCCTCCACTTCGACAACCTCGGCGAAGGGGGCCTCCGCGGTCTCATCAGCTACTACAACGAACCGCTTTCCGGATTCGCCATCGCCGGTGACGACAAGAACTTCGTCTGGGGCGACGCGAAGATCGAGGGCGACACCGTCGTCGTCTCGAGCAAAAACGTCCCGAACCCGACGGCCGTCCGGTACAACTGGGCAGACAACCCGAGCGGAAACCTGTTCAACAAGGTTTACCTGCCGGCCTATCCGTTCCGGACCGACAACTGGGACGGAGTGACCAAGGGCAAACTCGCCCCTTAA
- a CDS encoding thioredoxin family protein: protein MVRTASTMLPLGSAAPDFSLPNVDGRTLSLRDFADQPALLVVFMCNHCPFVIHLRSDLAQFAAEYLPKGLAIVGISSNDTEAYPQDGPEQMKAEHKSAGYTFPYLHDATQATAKAYHAACTPDFFLFDKERKLVYRGQFDDSRPKTNIPVTGADLRAACDAVLAGGPVTAEQKPSIGCNIKWKPGNEPGYFTGVAAT, encoded by the coding sequence ATGGTTCGCACCGCATCCACCATGTTGCCGCTGGGAAGCGCGGCGCCCGATTTCTCCCTTCCCAACGTCGACGGCCGCACGCTTTCGCTCCGCGATTTCGCCGATCAGCCGGCCCTGCTCGTCGTCTTCATGTGCAATCACTGCCCGTTCGTGATTCACCTGAGGTCCGATCTCGCCCAGTTCGCCGCCGAGTACCTTCCCAAAGGCCTCGCCATCGTCGGCATCAGTTCCAACGACACCGAGGCCTATCCCCAGGACGGCCCCGAACAGATGAAGGCCGAACACAAATCCGCCGGATACACGTTCCCTTACCTCCACGACGCCACCCAGGCGACCGCCAAGGCCTATCACGCCGCCTGCACGCCCGACTTCTTCCTGTTCGACAAGGAACGCAAGCTCGTCTATCGCGGCCAGTTCGACGACAGCCGCCCGAAAACCAACATCCCGGTCACCGGCGCCGATCTCCGGGCCGCCTGTGATGCCGTCCTCGCCGGCGGTCCGGTCACGGCCGAACAGAAACCGAGCATCGGCTGCAACATCAAGTGGAAGCCGGGCAACGAGCCCGGTTACTTCACCGGTGTCGCCGCCACCTGA
- a CDS encoding lactate utilization protein B, with amino-acid sequence MAGSSTLSHPVLAERFIAREGRAHWHDQSLWFVRSKRDRIAATIPEWELLRETASGIKQHTLSRLADYLEQFERNATAAGAVVHWAKDAAEHNAIVLSLLQKHGATKLVKSKSMLTEECHLNPFLERNGVTVVDTDLGEWIVQLRNEPPSHIVMPAIHTKREEIGELFHEKIGTEKGATDPDYLVKAARGHLRQRFLEADAGLTGVNFAIAETGGFVVCTNEGNADLGTSLPKLHIASMGIEKLIPRKEDLAVFLRLLARSATGQPITTYSTHFRGPRTPDCEMHIVIVDNGRSEIMGSEDFRRSLNCIRCGACMNTCPVYRRSGGHSYSAVVPGPIGSILAPASNPEKHAALPYACSLCGSCTDVCPVKIDLHLQLYTWRNKLALKGLLPRSKRWGMALAGRVLRSARLLNLAGGMARFWLPKLPRFVVYNPLNPWGKQRELPAAPKKSFRDLYAERQRSRKDAGSQ; translated from the coding sequence ATGGCTGGCTCGTCGACACTTTCCCATCCGGTTCTCGCCGAACGATTCATCGCCCGCGAGGGACGCGCCCACTGGCATGACCAGTCGTTGTGGTTCGTTCGGTCGAAGCGAGACAGGATCGCCGCAACGATTCCGGAGTGGGAGCTGCTCCGGGAGACGGCTTCGGGAATCAAGCAGCACACACTGTCGCGCCTGGCTGACTACCTGGAGCAGTTCGAGCGGAATGCGACGGCCGCCGGGGCGGTCGTCCACTGGGCGAAAGACGCGGCCGAGCACAACGCGATCGTGCTGTCGCTGCTGCAGAAGCACGGCGCGACGAAGCTCGTGAAATCGAAATCGATGCTGACGGAAGAGTGCCATCTCAATCCGTTCCTCGAGCGAAATGGCGTGACGGTCGTCGACACAGATCTCGGCGAATGGATCGTACAGCTTCGCAATGAGCCGCCGAGTCACATCGTGATGCCGGCCATCCACACAAAGCGCGAAGAGATCGGCGAACTGTTCCACGAAAAGATCGGGACAGAGAAGGGGGCGACTGATCCGGATTATCTCGTGAAGGCGGCCCGTGGGCATCTGCGCCAGCGTTTTCTCGAAGCGGACGCCGGTCTGACGGGCGTGAACTTCGCCATCGCCGAAACGGGGGGCTTCGTCGTCTGCACCAACGAAGGGAACGCCGACCTGGGAACCTCGCTGCCAAAGCTGCATATCGCATCAATGGGCATCGAGAAGCTGATTCCCCGGAAGGAGGACCTGGCGGTCTTCCTGAGGCTGCTGGCCCGCTCGGCGACGGGGCAGCCGATCACGACCTATTCCACGCACTTCCGCGGTCCGCGGACTCCCGATTGCGAAATGCACATCGTGATCGTGGACAACGGCCGCAGCGAGATCATGGGCTCGGAGGATTTCCGGCGGTCGCTGAACTGCATCCGATGCGGGGCGTGCATGAACACCTGCCCGGTTTATCGTCGGAGCGGCGGGCACAGCTATTCGGCGGTGGTTCCGGGGCCGATCGGTTCGATCCTGGCTCCGGCGTCCAATCCGGAGAAGCATGCGGCGCTGCCGTATGCGTGTTCGCTGTGCGGATCGTGCACGGATGTCTGCCCGGTGAAGATCGACCTGCATCTGCAGCTCTACACGTGGCGGAACAAGCTGGCTCTCAAGGGGCTTTTGCCGCGGTCGAAGCGGTGGGGGATGGCGCTGGCAGGGCGGGTGCTGCGGAGCGCACGGCTGCTGAACCTGGCGGGGGGGATGGCCCGCTTCTGGCTCCCGAAGCTGCCGCGGTTTGTTGTTTACAACCCGCTGAATCCCTGGGGGAAACAGCGCGAACTGCCGGCGGCACCGAAAAAGAGCTTCCGCGATCTCTACGCCGAGCGGCAGCGGAGCAGGAAGGACGCCGGCTCCCAGTGA